Genomic DNA from Limanda limanda chromosome 8, fLimLim1.1, whole genome shotgun sequence:
AACCGGAACCAGAACAGATCCAAGTTCAGCTCCAGTCCTCTTGTGATTCGGGATCGACCCGGGACACCAGGGACAAGTCCTTCGTGTGAGCTTTGTCCTCTTGTGCTGAGACGTGCTGTCACTTCCTGGGACTTTCCCCACATGTTTAACAATGTGGCCTGAGAGTCAGTGGTTCTGTTggttggacctgaagaagaagaaccagtCCAGCTCCCTGAGAACCAGTCCGGTTTCCTGAGAACCAGTCCGGCTTCATCAGAACCAGTCCAGCTTCCTCAGAACCAGTCGAGAGGAACCTGGACGGGTAGCGACGGGTTTTAAATCAGCGCAGATTTAAAGGAAGTTTGGTGTcaagtttaaaaacaagttaGCCTAGCATCAAGCTAACGACAGAGTGAGTCTCCTCAAGTTATAGATTCAGTTTATCCTTTATAACTTCTCTCAGTTAAAGTTGTTTCCTTCACTTCTGTTCAGCTGCTGAGTTTCACTTTCGGGTTTGAACTCTGGATCTGAGCCTAAAGCTGTTTTAGAGCTGATgtagtttgttgttttattaattgTTCTTTTGATTGAATATTGAATATAGAGGAAACAGTTTCTGTATGAATCCAGACTTTAAACCACTGGATCTGAGGTGGTTCAGTGGATCTGAGGTGGTTCACTGGATCTGAGGTGGTTCAGTGGATCTGAGGTGGTTCAGTGGATCTGAGGTGGTTCAGTGGATCTGAGGTGGTTCAGTGGATCTGAGGTGGTTCAGTGGATCTGAGGTGGATCAGTGGATCTGAGGTGGATCTGAGGTGGTTCAGTGGATCTGAGGTGGTTCAGTGGATCTGAGGTGATTCAGTGGATCTGAGGTGGATCAGTGGAGGTTCAGTGGATCTGAGGTGGTTCAGTGGATCTGAGGTGGTTCAGTGGATCTGAGGTGGTTCACTGGATCTGAGGTGGTTCACTGGATCTGAGGTGGTTCAGTGGATCTGAGGTGGTTCAGTGGATCTGAGGTGGTTCAGTGGATCTGAGGTGGATCTGAGGTGGTTCAGTGGATCTGAGGTGGTTCAGTGGATCTGAGGTGGTTCAGTGGATCTGAGGTGGATCTGAGGTGGTTCAGTGGATCTGAGGTGGTTCAGTGGATCTGAGGTGGTTCACTGGATCTGAGGTGGTTCACTGGATCTGAGGTGGTTCACTGGATCTGAGGTGGTTCACTGGATCTGAGGTGGATCTGAGGTGGTTCAGTGGATCTGAGGTGGTTCAGTGGATCTGAGGTGGCCACCTCAGTGGATCTGAGGTGGTTCAGTGGATCTGAGGTGGTTCAGTGGATCTGAGGTGGTTCAGTGGATCTGAGGTGGTTCAGTGGATCTGAGGTGGTTCAGTGGATCTGAGGTGGTTCAGTGGATCTGAGGTGTTTCACTGGATCTGAGGTGGTTCAGTGGATCTGAGGTGGTTCAGTGGATCTGAGGTGGTCCAGTGGATCCGTGGATCAGGAAGCTGTCTCCAgactctcacctcctctcctccctcctgcaggaTCTCAGCTGACCTCCAGAGATGAGCAGCTCCAGGCAGCGAGCCCGGGATCTGCTGCAGGCCTACGAGCTGAGCCTGGAGCAGCAGATCCTGGGCCGGGGCTCCAGCCACGCATGTGGAGACCAGGAGCTGTGGAGGCAGGTGGAGGCTCGGCTGACGGAGGCCGACGCTCAGGACGCCCACTGCCTGGGTCTGGATCCgctggaggtgatggaggagtcGCTCAAGGCGCCGCCAGCCGCTGCCAGGGGGTCGAAGGTCAGATCCAGAGGTCGCCTGCAGGACCTGGGGAAAGCGTTCGAGGTCCTGGAGCAAGCGGCTCTCAACCTGTACCTCGGGCCCTGGAGGCACGAGTACAAGGTCGTCAAGGTGGGTCCACAACCTGGGGACGCACATGGTTCAGGACCTCTGATATGAggactacacaacacacaacactccgctccatatacacctacttcacatcatatgtgatatgtgttcatataaaccatattgatattatatatcattttatacaatattattgtcttttgcacactctgtctacatattcttacactcatagtatattatattatctattgtatagtcaaatacttatatttatacctctactatttatcatatcatattatatcatactctctgtatattctttgtatatataagtctatatacacatatttatacatgtgtacatattattattattatatttactattattatatatactgttgccatatttattatatactgctattatattggtataattactatcatatttaaatatatattatgttatattatatactatatatactgtactatttttatatactgtctaacaataacattaccatcatatcatcagtactattaccatcatcttgccactgcaccttatctacctatttatcttgtgtttctgtttttattctttctacctcaatatttttatccatccatctatctgtctatctgtctatctatctatccatctatttatctgtctatctatctatctatccatccatctatccatctatccatctatccatctatccatctatccatctatccatccttctatctatccatctatccatatatcatctatccatctatctatccatctatctatccatctatccatctatctatccatctatctatccatctatcatccatctatccatctatctatctatctatccatctatccatccatccatctatccatctatccatctatccatctatccatccatctatccatctatccatctatccatctatccatctatccatctatccatccatctatccatctgtccatctgtccatctgtccatctgtccatctgtctatctgtctatctgtctatctatccatctatccatctatctatccatctatccatctatccatctatccatctatccatctatccatctatccatctatccatctatctatctatctatttatctgtctatctatatatctatatatctatatatctatccatctatccatccatctatctatctatctatatctttcTTCCTGGTTGAATATGAAATGATAAAGGTGAAAGCAGTTCctaactctgtgtgtttgtgtgtttgtgtgtttgtgtgtttgtgtgtttgtgtgtttgtatgtttgtatgtttgtgtgtttgtgtgtttgtgtgtttgtgtgtctgtgtgtttgtgtgtctgtgtgtttgtgtgtttgtgtgtttgtgtgtctgtgtgtttgtgtgtttgtatgtttgtgtgtttgtgtgtttgtgtgtttgtatgtttgtgtgtttgtgtgtttgtgtgtttgtgtgtctgtgtgtttgtgtgtctgtgtgtttgtgtgtttgtgtgtttgtgtgtctgtgtgtttgtgtgtttgtatgtttgtgtgtttgtgtgtttgtgtgtttgtgtgtttgtatgtttgtatgtttgtgtgtttgtgtgtttgtgtgtttgtgtgtctgtgtgtttgtgtgtttgtatgtttgtgtgtttgtgtgtttgtgtgtttgtgtgtttgtgtgtttgtgtgtttgtgtgtttgtgtgtttgtgtgtttgtgtgtttgtgtgtttcttgtctCAGATGTATTCTGGGACTTTCACCCACTTCATCAAGCCGGTGCTGTCCACGCCTCAGATCGAGAAGCTCTTCGGTCTGTTGGGCTACCGGCCCAGCTCCCAGGAGCAGCTGTTCCTCCAGGAGCTCCGGACCAGCTCCGCCTCCCTGGACGACCTCCTGCGCCTGGCCTGCGCCTTCTACCTGGCTCGCTGCGAGTGTCGCCTCCTGCAGGCGGCGCTGGGGAAGCACGTGGGCGAGTCCCAGTGGGAGCTGGGTGTggtgagagagaggcagagaggaaacagcCTGCAGGTACGTCTGGtctgtagggggggggggactggcaCAAATGTGAccattcaatagtattgcgatatttggttcacgattcaatagtatttcgattctgcgatatattgcgatacagCAAGTATTgtgattcgattctgcgatatattgcgattcatgtcccccatattattcaaaggcattacacaaaatgaggaaaataagactcacttcaaatgtcacatttaattctgtgaacaacattgtcttctacacattaactgaagtgcaaaaactttgtccttgaacattcaggacacaggagctttgtaattattttctgaataggagacctctcacatgaacactgagctcccagcacataacttacaattatttaaatacaatacagtaacatcaagcagacataatagagtgacataaacctgagaataatcatataaataagagtaacctagagcttcaatcaaattgagaaaaataaacaaatgtgtactactagagtccagtccagttgctgcaaggtcatgacccaaaatgtttaattcatttggGGAtcttggcatttttgttcagaaaaagcagttggtcaacatgctcagatgttaaagttcagAAGATTGAATCTTATATTAGATCTATATACAACATCCTTTCCtcagacacactaggtatcttttaaactctgaaactctattatcagtatcgatataatcgcgagtgcaaaatatcgcgataatgaacagaatcgatttcccccccccccaccactggTCTGTGgaagcaggagattctccgatcagacactttcacaacaaaacagaaaccgTGATTTAAACTGTTTACTCCAGGTCGCCATGGATACCACCAAGAAGACCATGAAGGTCAACCAGCCGCGGATGGAGCCGTTTGCCGGCGGCGTGGACGTGGATCTGTACACAGACCAGCTCCTGAacgggggggcggcggcggcgggcgtGAGTGACGACAAACCCTGGAGCTCGTCTCCACCTGCTGTGAAAACCCACGGCGACGGGTTCACGCCTCAGTCGTCCTCGTCCGGCGCCGTCTGCATCACCACGCTCAACTGCCAGCTCAGCAAGATGTCTCTCGGGGACTCGGGGGCCGGCTCCTCGGGGGGGAAGAAGCCGGGCAGGCGTCCCAGCGAGGGCTCGAGGTCGGACAAGGTGGACCCTGAGCCCCAGGTGGGCGGCTCCCAGGTGGAAGCTGCGGCtccgggggagagagagagtgaagcggagCACTTCTGCAGCTGCCTCCAGGCTCCTCACGTGCTCCTGCAGCGCTGCGTGGACTGTCAGACGCTGCACAGCATCACGTGTGCCTTGCTGCAGCACTGCCTGATGGAGCGCCACGCCGTCGGGCCCTTCGAAGACCTCGCCGAGTCCGGAGCCGCGTCGCCTCAGAGTCTGGTGGCGAGCGACATGAAAGCTTCTCCAGCTCCGCCAGCCAGGTCCTCCTCGGATCCACGAGACGAGCCCGAGTCCCACATCCCGTCTCTTCAACCAATCAGCTTCCACGACTGCTGCGACCTGGCCCAGCTGGACCCGCAGGCGCTGTGCCACAGCTGCAGCGTGTTCCACTCGGGCTCCTGCAGAGACCTGGACTACTGCACGGTGCACCACGCCACCACGCCGCTGGGCCGCTGCGGCTGCGGGAAGCCGTGTCCCCGGAAGCCTCTGGTGCTGTGCCGGTACTGTGGGAAGGAGTACTGCCGGGACTGCTGGTACCGGAACCCGGTGGAGTGCACCTGCGGCCGAACCTTCGACCAGTCGTCCTCCGTGTGACGCTCGCCGGAGAAGCTCTGCACCGACGAGCGACGCCAACGTGCCTTAAACCTGCACTCGTTCAGATCCAGTACAATCTAATCCCCCATGTGGCCTTGGCTCGATGCCCACACGCAGGATTCTGGGCTCccagtttttctatttgtgattttcttctgtCTGTAACTCGTGCGACTGAATCCCATTTGTTACAGGAAACAACACCAGACGCCTTAGtcagtgtccccccccccctcaccccctccaccccccccgaGCTTCGCTACCAACACGGCTGtgatttaaagaaatgaaaaagaaaccaGAGCTCTTTTTTCTTTGGCCTGCAGGACAATGATAACCAGGTGGGACTTTGTGAGACTgaatcacatcatcatcatcagagttGTGTATCGTTGTTGTTGTGACGTCGCACACTTCAGTGTAACTTGGTGCAAAGCACAAAGTCTGCTCATCTGTATTTGTTGCCTGCAGAGTAAAAAGTGTCAATGAGTCACTGGTCTCTGTCGAATGGGTTTTATGATGAATGACTTGGTGACAGTGGAGTTACAGGTGTGACCAGACCAGAATAATCAGATTTAACAATTCATATTTGTATTCAGTCATAATTACAACCAAAGATTTATATTGGTTTTTATTGATCAATCTGTAATTACTTTTGTTGATCCTTTTTTTTGGGCATTTTTGCTATAAAAAGTTACTTAATtgatttataaatattaaaagcTGCAGATTCTTTATTATCGATGAATCGTTTCAGCCccaaaataacttattttgtgaCGAGGTTTCAGTTTTAAGAAGTTTTCCTGAAGTCATGTAGAGTTCAGTGAGTTTGTCAGTAAAGATAGATCAATATGTCAGAGGGACATGAAAGAGTATTCATTTAATATCCTCGTGACAAAACTCTTTAAAGAACAAACTCCACTGTTACAAACATTAGTTTCAGGATCAGGATTATTTTTCTTGATTATTTACTTTTGGCATTTTTGCTTAAAAACTTACTtaaatgatttataaatattaaaagcTGCAGATTCTTTATTATTAATCGTTTCAGCCCtaaaaaaacttattttataACAAGAAGTTTAACTGAAGTCATGTAGAGTTCAGTAAGTTTATGTCAGTAAAGATAGAAAAGTGACATGACGGGACAaagaatatttattaaatatcctCGTGACAAAACTCTCTAAAGAACAAACATTAGTTTCAGGATCACGTCCAGTCATGTTCCATTAGCTTCACATAGATTCGTCCATTTCTCAATAACTCTGAAACTGCAAATATAGATCGACAAGCTTCTATagattcttctttatttttaatgataacattttatttacaagAGTTTGTTTACAAGTGATTCACTCGAGTTGTCAGGAACATTTCAGCGTTTTTATTTATCCACAGAACTCCTGGTTTGTACTTTAACGGGACATCAATGTTTTACTTTCCTCCCTTTAGCTTCAGTGCAGTGACccctagtggtgaagtgtcacgTTGCAGGTGAACAGAGCATTGATTGTTCTCCCAGTGCAGTGACCCAGTTCTCCAGGATCCAGGCACTCGGCTCTGATTCTAACCAGAACCTTAGAGGTTAACTTCACTTCCCAGCTGCATCACCGGTTCCACGGAGGACTGAGGTCTGTGGATTGTTTTCTACTCGTTGTGCTTCTGCCAGTTGATGTTGATGAAGGACTTGCTGTCCATGCGGTCGGTGTAGAGGACGCCGTCCAGGTGGTCCATCTCGTGCTGGAGGATCCGAGCCGGCCAGCCGCTCGCCGTCCACGTGACCTCCTGACCCTTCTCATTCAGACCTGAGAGACCAGCAAACACAAGCAACTGATGACAACTGAGTCTGCACCTTCATACACAATCTAagattagatagatagagagatagagagatagatagatagatagatagatagatagagagatagagagatagatagatagatagatagatagatagatagatagatagatagatagatagatagatagatagatagagagatagatagagagatagagagatagagagatagatagatagatagatagatagatagatagatagatagatagatagattactttattcatccccaaagggaaattaagtcgtcatagcagctggtatatttgaatacaataaaataaaatacaatagaataaaataaaaaatattgatggAAGAaagaatagaaacagaaacacaagataaataggtagataaggtgcagtggcaagatgatggtaatagtactgatgatatgatggtaatgttattgttagacagtatataaaaatagtacagtatatatagtataatataacataatatatatttatatatgatagtaattataccaatataatagcagtatatagtaataatggcagaaacagtatatataataataatataataataataattataacatgtacacatgtataaatatgtgtatatagacttatatacataaagaatatacagagagtatgatatgatatatagtagaggtataaatataagtatttgactatacaataggtaatataatatactatgagtgtaagaatatgtagacagagtgtgcaaaagacaatattattgtataaaatgatatataatatcaatatggtttatatgaacacatatcacatatgatgtgaggtgagtgtatatggagcagagTGTATTGAGCTTCATGCTGAAGGCAGCAGTGATCTTCATGCGTACCCGACACTTCCACCGACAGGAAGCGAGGAACCGTGGCGGAGAACCCTGAGATGCTCTCGCACGCTTCCTGAAACAGAACCGTGCGTGAGTCCAGAACTCTCAGCTGAGGGTTCACGAAGACCCTGAGCGGCTGGGCGGAGAGACCCCGGGCCTCCCTGGACGCCGCAGAGCTCTCCACCAACATCCACTTGGGGTACTCCAGCGCCAGGATCCGGagcgggacccccacctgaggCGCACTGAGGCCCACGCACTCCAGCTTACGCATGACCTTCACCAGAGAGCCGATGACCTTCTGGATCTCCGGCTGCGTGACGGCTGCAGGGTCCACGGCCGCGGCCCGTGACCTCAGCACCGGGTCGCCCACCTGGCACACGTGGGCGTACggagggcaggggggggggatgatcTTGCGTTTGATGTATTGAAGATAAGAGCGCACTTTGATGTCGCTGCAGTAAGAGCGTCTGcagggcggcggcggcgggggggaGGCGGAGACTCGTGGGAGACGAGCGGCGGTGGTCGACCTCAAGGCGCCGGCGGCACAGAGCCGGAGCACGGACCCACACGGCGTCGGGTTCATGCTGCAGCCGGGGGGGGGCACCACATCAGGTGGAGACGCACAGTTCTGTACAGACACAAAAGAGACGTTTATTTAATCAATGCTCCGTTCACCTGCAATATGACACctcaccactagaggtcactagactctacacactgaacctttaaagctaCCACCAGCAAAAAGCCTCTTTATTCTGATCAGACTTGAGGTTTTTAATCTGTAttattaattttgtattattaatttGCAGGATTTTGAGAGACAAACATCTCGAATCTGAGATTATGATTCAGACACAACTGGGAAAACTTATGATTTCACATGTGCAACAAAACTCATCACTTTAGATttggaggagtgaggagaacCGGATGTGAGCGGGTCAACGAGGTGCTGGAAAcaagcgccccccccccctcaacagcATGACTCTAATGATGTTAAGATCTCAGTCGTTAGATTTGAATAAATAGAGACAAATTATGAATGAATATATAGATATAACCCAGTTACCTGCCAGTAGCGTTACCTAGGTCCAGGTCGGAAGGACAACACACGGACAGGGATCCCTGCGCTGTGGGAAAGTAGTTCCGGGTCTGAAGCGTACATCCGGATCAGTCCTCTTCAGAATAAAACTCTCCCAGCGTCAAACCGTGTATTTACGTGATTCACATTTTAACGACGAGCCTTATTTTGAAAGCAACGGGGGATTTGACCCGGAAGTGATTTCTCATCTGTTTCAAATAGTTGTTGGTGGATGTTCAGCCGCAGACTGTGTGTTCGCTTCTCTCAGCTCGACTTGTCTGTACATGTCCCAGCCGGGCGGGGTCTACAGGGCGGGGCGGGGGTCTTTAAAGGAGCCAGCGGCCGGGACCCGGTGATCTGTCCCCGGTGACCTGTCCCCCGGTGCCCTGTCCCCCGGTGACCTGTCCCCCGGTGACCTGTCCCCGGTGACCTGTCCCCGGTGACCTGTCCCCGGTGACCTGTCCCCGGTGATGGAGGACCCGGAGCTCTCAAACCGGAGCCGGTTCCGCAGGTTCCCGGTGTGGATCATAGAACACGTGTGGACTCACAGGACGATGGACATTCAACAAGGTGAGTGAGACACTGTCCATGTCTCCTGGTGCGAAGGTTTGTCTTTGTCCAGGTCACTTCCGGGTTCAGCCCAGGAGCCGG
This window encodes:
- the spata2l gene encoding spermatogenesis associated 2-like, giving the protein MSSSRQRARDLLQAYELSLEQQILGRGSSHACGDQELWRQVEARLTEADAQDAHCLGLDPLEVMEESLKAPPAAARGSKVRSRGRLQDLGKAFEVLEQAALNLYLGPWRHEYKVVKMYSGTFTHFIKPVLSTPQIEKLFGLLGYRPSSQEQLFLQELRTSSASLDDLLRLACAFYLARCECRLLQAALGKHVGESQWELGVVRERQRGNSLQVAMDTTKKTMKVNQPRMEPFAGGVDVDLYTDQLLNGGAAAAGVSDDKPWSSSPPAVKTHGDGFTPQSSSSGAVCITTLNCQLSKMSLGDSGAGSSGGKKPGRRPSEGSRSDKVDPEPQVGGSQVEAAAPGERESEAEHFCSCLQAPHVLLQRCVDCQTLHSITCALLQHCLMERHAVGPFEDLAESGAASPQSLVASDMKASPAPPARSSSDPRDEPESHIPSLQPISFHDCCDLAQLDPQALCHSCSVFHSGSCRDLDYCTVHHATTPLGRCGCGKPCPRKPLVLCRYCGKEYCRDCWYRNPVECTCGRTFDQSSSV
- the pdf gene encoding peptide deformylase, mitochondrial, translating into MNPTPCGSVLRLCAAGALRSTTAARLPRVSASPPPPPPCRRSYCSDIKVRSYLQYIKRKIIPPPCPPYAHVCQVGDPVLRSRAAAVDPAAVTQPEIQKVIGSLVKVMRKLECVGLSAPQVGVPLRILALEYPKWMLVESSAASREARGLSAQPLRVFVNPQLRVLDSRTVLFQEACESISGFSATVPRFLSVEVSGLNEKGQEVTWTASGWPARILQHEMDHLDGVLYTDRMDSKSFININWQKHNE